Proteins from a single region of Clostridia bacterium:
- the gltX gene encoding glutamate--tRNA ligase — MESKMLADELFPDVLTTPEYYANYYPERDLPEGAQVTRIAPSPTGFIHLGNLFSALADERIARQSNGVFFLRIEDTDLKRKVEGAVEAVITTLGYFGITFDEGAEMNGDKTYGPFYQRQREIVYKSFVKWMVEEGIAYPCFCTAEDLDEIRDRQREKMLTPGYYGEWARCRDLSYKEIREKLDAGLPYVIRMRSAGDGTQKFSFRDSIKGEISVTANNRDEVILKSDGIPTYHFAHVIDDHLMHTTLVLRGEEWLSSLPIHLELFRMLGFKPPKYGHHAQLMKLDGGTKRKLSKRKDPELALEYYRKLGYHPLAVKTYLMTLLNSNFEEWMLKNPDAPLEDFKFSIGKMGQSGALFDIAKLDDVSKTVISKLTGEEFYSFLLEWANNYDPDFAKLLADKAYALGVLDLCMGAGKKRRKDFICASQAKEVVSCYFDETFKPERDFPLDKETCKKILTAFLATYDHSDDGQAWFAKVKEIAASMGFATDMRAYKENPDAFPGSVSDVAEVLRVAVTGHRNTPDLWSIMQLLGEERAVGRVKECL; from the coding sequence ATTGAAAGCAAAATGCTTGCTGACGAGCTCTTTCCCGACGTGCTCACCACTCCGGAGTATTACGCCAATTACTACCCCGAGCGCGACCTTCCCGAAGGCGCCCAGGTAACGCGTATCGCGCCGAGCCCTACCGGTTTCATTCACCTCGGCAACCTTTTCTCCGCGCTCGCGGACGAGCGTATCGCGCGCCAGAGCAACGGCGTGTTTTTCCTGCGCATTGAGGATACCGACCTGAAACGCAAGGTGGAAGGCGCGGTCGAAGCCGTCATCACGACGCTCGGCTATTTCGGCATAACTTTCGACGAGGGCGCCGAAATGAATGGCGACAAGACATACGGCCCGTTTTATCAGCGTCAGCGCGAAATCGTATATAAGTCCTTCGTCAAGTGGATGGTCGAGGAAGGCATCGCATATCCCTGCTTCTGCACCGCCGAAGACCTCGACGAAATCCGCGACCGGCAGCGCGAAAAGATGCTCACTCCCGGCTACTACGGCGAATGGGCGCGCTGCCGCGACCTCTCATATAAGGAGATCCGCGAAAAGCTCGACGCCGGGCTCCCCTACGTCATCAGAATGAGATCCGCAGGCGACGGAACGCAGAAGTTCTCCTTCCGCGACAGCATCAAGGGCGAGATCAGTGTCACCGCCAACAACCGCGACGAAGTCATACTCAAATCCGACGGCATCCCGACCTACCACTTCGCGCACGTCATCGACGACCACCTTATGCACACCACGCTCGTGCTGCGCGGCGAAGAGTGGCTCTCCTCCCTGCCGATCCACCTCGAGCTTTTCCGTATGCTCGGCTTCAAACCGCCGAAATACGGCCACCACGCGCAGCTGATGAAGCTCGACGGCGGCACGAAGCGCAAGCTTTCGAAGCGCAAGGATCCCGAGCTCGCGCTCGAATACTACCGCAAGCTCGGCTATCACCCGCTCGCCGTCAAGACGTATCTTATGACTCTTCTTAACTCAAACTTCGAGGAGTGGATGCTGAAAAACCCAGACGCGCCGCTTGAAGACTTCAAGTTCTCCATCGGCAAGATGGGACAGTCCGGCGCGCTTTTCGATATCGCCAAACTCGACGACGTCAGCAAGACGGTCATTTCCAAACTGACGGGCGAGGAGTTCTACTCCTTCCTGCTCGAATGGGCGAACAACTACGACCCCGACTTCGCGAAACTGCTCGCGGATAAAGCTTACGCCCTCGGCGTGCTCGATCTCTGCATGGGCGCGGGCAAGAAGCGCCGCAAGGACTTCATCTGCGCGAGCCAGGCGAAGGAAGTCGTCTCCTGCTACTTCGACGAGACCTTCAAGCCGGAGCGCGACTTCCCGCTCGATAAGGAGACCTGCAAGAAGATACTCACCGCGTTCCTCGCCACTTACGACCATTCGGACGACGGGCAGGCGTGGTTCGCGAAGGTAAAGGAGATCGCCGCGTCGATGGGCTTCGCCACCGACATGAGAGCGTATAAGGAGAACCCCGACGCCTTCCCCGGCAGCGTCAGCGACGTCGCGGAGGTGCTCCGCGTAGCCGTTACCGGCCACCGCAACACCCCCGACCTCTGGAGCATCATGCAGCTGCTCGGCGAAGAAAGAGCCGTCGGGCGCGTCAAAGAGTGCCTCTGA
- the spoVM gene encoding stage V sporulation protein SpoVM: MKVVVVKSPRVLAGLLRKLFGIKKET; this comes from the coding sequence ATGAAGGTTGTAGTGGTGAAAAGCCCGCGTGTGCTGGCGGGACTGCTGAGAAAGCTTTTCGGCATCAAAAAGGAGACCTGA